From one Corvus cornix cornix isolate S_Up_H32 chromosome 21, ASM73873v5, whole genome shotgun sequence genomic stretch:
- the DNAJC11 gene encoding dnaJ homolog subfamily C member 11 isoform X1 — protein sequence MAAALGEEAPDNEDYYGLLNVRREASQEELKAAYRRLCMLYHPDKHRDPELKTQAERLFNLVHQAYEVLSDPQTRAIYDIYGRRGLEMEGWEVVERKRTAAEIREEFERLQREREERRLQQRTNPKGTISVGIDATDLFDRYDEEYEDVPGSNFPQIEINKMHISQSIEAPLTSTDTAILSGNLSTQNGNGGGSINLALRRVTSAKGWGELEFGAGDLHGPLFGLKIFRNLTPRCFITTNCALQFSSRGVRPGLTTVLARNLDKNTMGYLQWRWGIQSAMNTSIVRDTKTSHFTVAMQLGIPHSFMMVSYQHKFQDEDQTRVKGSLKAGFFGTIVEYGAERKISRHSVLGATVSVGVPQGVSLKIKLNRASQTYFFPVHLTDQLLPSAVFYATVGPLVIYFAMHRLVIKPYLRAQKERELEKQRESTASDILQKKQEAEAAVRLMQESVRRIIEAEEARMGLIVVNAWYGKFVNDNSRKNEKVKVIDVTVPLQCLVKDSKLILTEASKAGLPGFYDPCVGEEKSLKVLYQFRGVLHQVMSADNEALRIPKQSHRIDADG from the exons ATGGCGGCGGCCTTGGGCGAGGAGGCGCCGGACAACGAGGACTACTACGGGCTGCTGAACGTGCGCCGCGAG GCCtcccaggaggagctgaaggCTGCGTACCGCCGGCTGTGCATGCTGTACCACCCCGACAAGCACCGCGACCCCGAGCTCAAAACCCAGGCTGAGCGGCTCTTCAACCTTGTCCACCAAGCGTATGAAG TGCTTAGTGATCCACAGACCAGAGCCATCTATGACATATATGGGAGGAGAGGACTGGAGATGGAAGGCTGGGAG GTTGTGGAACGAAAGAGAACTGCAGCTGAAATCAGGGAAGAATTTGAGCGTttgcagagagagagggaagagaggagactGCAGCAGCGAACTAATCCAAAG GGAACAATTAGTGTGGGAATAGATGCCACTGACCTGTTTGATCGTTACGACGAGGAGTATGAAGATGTGCCTGGGAGCAACTTTCCCCAGATTGAGATAAACAAAATGCACATATCCCAGTCCATCGAG GCACCCCTGACTTCCACAGATACAGCAATACTGTCTGGTAACCTTTCCACCCAGAATGGGAATGGAGGGGGATCAATTAATCTTGCACTGAGACGAGTGACATCTGCCAAGGGATGGGGAGAG TTGGAGTTTGGAGCTGGAGACCTTCACGGACCTCTCTTTGGGCTGAAGATATTTCGTAATCTTACACCAAGATG TTTCATCACCACAAACTGTGCCCTGCAGTTCTCATCCCGCGGAGTCCGCCCCGGCCTCACCACAGTTCTGGCCCGCAACCTGGACAAGAACACGATGGGCTACTTGCAGTGGCGGTGGGGCATCCAGTCAGCCATGAACACCAGTATTGTCCGGGACACCAAAACCAGCCACTTCACTGTGGCAATGCAG CTGGGAATCCCCCATTCTTTCATGATGGTCAGTTACCAGCATAAGTTTCAGGATGAGGATCAAACACGAGTGAAAGGTTCTCTCAA GGCGGGTTTCTTTGGGACCATAGTGGAGTatggagcagagaggaagatTTCCAGACACAGTGTTTTAGGAGCCACTGTCAGCGTTGGTGTTCCTCAAGGAGTCTCCTTGAAAATCAA GCTGAATAGGGCCAGCCAGACCTACTTCTTCCCTGTCCACCTAACAGATCAGCTGCTTCCCAGCGCCGTGTTCTATGCCACCGTGGGACCTCTCGTTATCTACTTTGCCATGCACAGGCTGGTCATCAAACCCTACCTCAGGGCACAGAAGGAGAG agagctggagaagcagcGGGAGAGCACAGCCAGCGACATCCTACAGAAGAAGCAGGAGGCTGAAGCTGCA GTCCGGTTAATGCAGGAGTCAGTCCGAAGGATAATTGAAGCAGAGGAAGCCAGAATGG GTCTGATTGTAGTGAACGCCTGGTATGGGAAGTTTGTTAACGACAACAGCAGGAAGAATGAGAAGGTGAAGGTTATAGATGTGACTGTGCCTCTGCAGTGCTTGGTGAAGGATTCTAAACTCATCCTTACAGAGGCCTCCAAG GCTGGGCTTCCAGGCTTCTACGACCCCTGTGTGGGTGAGGAGAAGAGTTTGAAAGTGCTTTATCAGTTCCGAGGAGTTCTGCACCAAGTGATGTCAGCTGACAATGAGGCCCTAAGGATACCAAAGCAAT CTCACAGGATCGATGCCGATGGCTAA
- the DNAJC11 gene encoding dnaJ homolog subfamily C member 11 isoform X2, whose product MKVVERKRTAAEIREEFERLQREREERRLQQRTNPKGTISVGIDATDLFDRYDEEYEDVPGSNFPQIEINKMHISQSIEAPLTSTDTAILSGNLSTQNGNGGGSINLALRRVTSAKGWGELEFGAGDLHGPLFGLKIFRNLTPRCFITTNCALQFSSRGVRPGLTTVLARNLDKNTMGYLQWRWGIQSAMNTSIVRDTKTSHFTVAMQLGIPHSFMMVSYQHKFQDEDQTRVKGSLKAGFFGTIVEYGAERKISRHSVLGATVSVGVPQGVSLKIKLNRASQTYFFPVHLTDQLLPSAVFYATVGPLVIYFAMHRLVIKPYLRAQKERELEKQRESTASDILQKKQEAEAAVRLMQESVRRIIEAEEARMGLIVVNAWYGKFVNDNSRKNEKVKVIDVTVPLQCLVKDSKLILTEASKAGLPGFYDPCVGEEKSLKVLYQFRGVLHQVMSADNEALRIPKQSHRIDADG is encoded by the exons ATGAAG GTTGTGGAACGAAAGAGAACTGCAGCTGAAATCAGGGAAGAATTTGAGCGTttgcagagagagagggaagagaggagactGCAGCAGCGAACTAATCCAAAG GGAACAATTAGTGTGGGAATAGATGCCACTGACCTGTTTGATCGTTACGACGAGGAGTATGAAGATGTGCCTGGGAGCAACTTTCCCCAGATTGAGATAAACAAAATGCACATATCCCAGTCCATCGAG GCACCCCTGACTTCCACAGATACAGCAATACTGTCTGGTAACCTTTCCACCCAGAATGGGAATGGAGGGGGATCAATTAATCTTGCACTGAGACGAGTGACATCTGCCAAGGGATGGGGAGAG TTGGAGTTTGGAGCTGGAGACCTTCACGGACCTCTCTTTGGGCTGAAGATATTTCGTAATCTTACACCAAGATG TTTCATCACCACAAACTGTGCCCTGCAGTTCTCATCCCGCGGAGTCCGCCCCGGCCTCACCACAGTTCTGGCCCGCAACCTGGACAAGAACACGATGGGCTACTTGCAGTGGCGGTGGGGCATCCAGTCAGCCATGAACACCAGTATTGTCCGGGACACCAAAACCAGCCACTTCACTGTGGCAATGCAG CTGGGAATCCCCCATTCTTTCATGATGGTCAGTTACCAGCATAAGTTTCAGGATGAGGATCAAACACGAGTGAAAGGTTCTCTCAA GGCGGGTTTCTTTGGGACCATAGTGGAGTatggagcagagaggaagatTTCCAGACACAGTGTTTTAGGAGCCACTGTCAGCGTTGGTGTTCCTCAAGGAGTCTCCTTGAAAATCAA GCTGAATAGGGCCAGCCAGACCTACTTCTTCCCTGTCCACCTAACAGATCAGCTGCTTCCCAGCGCCGTGTTCTATGCCACCGTGGGACCTCTCGTTATCTACTTTGCCATGCACAGGCTGGTCATCAAACCCTACCTCAGGGCACAGAAGGAGAG agagctggagaagcagcGGGAGAGCACAGCCAGCGACATCCTACAGAAGAAGCAGGAGGCTGAAGCTGCA GTCCGGTTAATGCAGGAGTCAGTCCGAAGGATAATTGAAGCAGAGGAAGCCAGAATGG GTCTGATTGTAGTGAACGCCTGGTATGGGAAGTTTGTTAACGACAACAGCAGGAAGAATGAGAAGGTGAAGGTTATAGATGTGACTGTGCCTCTGCAGTGCTTGGTGAAGGATTCTAAACTCATCCTTACAGAGGCCTCCAAG GCTGGGCTTCCAGGCTTCTACGACCCCTGTGTGGGTGAGGAGAAGAGTTTGAAAGTGCTTTATCAGTTCCGAGGAGTTCTGCACCAAGTGATGTCAGCTGACAATGAGGCCCTAAGGATACCAAAGCAAT CTCACAGGATCGATGCCGATGGCTAA